Proteins from one bacterium genomic window:
- a CDS encoding DUF4837 family protein, translating into MNKNILLLAGVALAISGCGKYKPESVGGARDVLVFTDCKELIESEISFALEKPVYTPQPEPELNVRYMVQSDLESHLTYHGIIFAGLEEDPIIKNNFPKLSANDSFALYKIEDPWAKKQKLLVFVARDTTALLLGLKAVREKIYETFKYQLLERLEAMTYESGTDAKLAKEIEKFGFKVKVPRYWLLDKSNAEERFIWIHTHEPDRSIFVYWEPNERADLSRRAMIGLRDSLTRRFYQGDYLDSVFLSAGPSYFRGQNALEIEGVWQNDSMMIGGPMKAYAFNEDGRFYMVDAMLFYPAAPKKKLFWLNQLEVVIATFEPLK; encoded by the coding sequence ATGAATAAGAATATCTTACTGCTTGCGGGTGTTGCACTTGCTATTTCGGGATGCGGCAAGTACAAACCCGAATCCGTCGGCGGAGCGCGCGACGTGCTCGTTTTCACCGACTGCAAAGAACTAATAGAGTCTGAGATCTCCTTTGCGCTTGAGAAACCCGTATACACCCCTCAGCCTGAACCTGAGTTGAACGTGAGATACATGGTTCAATCGGATCTTGAGAGTCATTTGACCTATCATGGAATAATCTTCGCGGGTCTTGAAGAGGACCCTATTATCAAGAACAACTTTCCCAAGCTTTCGGCTAACGATTCCTTCGCCCTCTATAAGATTGAGGATCCCTGGGCAAAGAAGCAGAAGCTTCTCGTGTTCGTGGCCCGGGACACCACGGCACTGCTTTTGGGACTCAAGGCGGTGAGAGAGAAGATATACGAGACCTTCAAGTACCAGCTTCTGGAAAGGCTCGAGGCGATGACCTACGAATCAGGCACAGACGCAAAACTCGCCAAGGAAATTGAAAAATTCGGCTTCAAGGTCAAGGTTCCCCGCTACTGGCTTTTGGATAAGAGCAATGCGGAAGAAAGATTCATATGGATTCACACGCACGAACCCGACCGCTCGATATTCGTATACTGGGAGCCAAACGAGAGGGCCGACCTTTCCCGCAGGGCGATGATAGGCCTACGGGACAGTCTGACCCGCAGATTCTACCAGGGCGATTATCTCGACTCCGTTTTTCTCTCGGCAGGCCCCTCGTATTTCAGAGGGCAAAACGCTTTGGAGATAGAAGGGGTGTGGCAGAACGACTCAATGATGATAGGCGGGCCCATGAAGGCGTACGCCTTCAATGAAGACGGCCGCTTCTATATGGTAGACGCGATGCTATTCTATCCTGCCGCGCCGAAAAAGAAGCTTTTCTGGCTTAACCAGCTTGAAGTGGTTATCGCTACGTTTGAACCCCTGAAGTGA